A window from Musa acuminata AAA Group cultivar baxijiao chromosome BXJ3-10, Cavendish_Baxijiao_AAA, whole genome shotgun sequence encodes these proteins:
- the LOC135651193 gene encoding uncharacterized protein LOC135651193 isoform X2: MTCYREQGKVLCFCVALREEGRVRWEEEEEEEATAGGMRITDYLQESNEDEVEGPMSAKRRELFLCLPPFASPIAASSASPDAYSPRSLLSRLLLPLRRPSPVQTGGGSGDGEERLGCRVRFRRRGSNNRKRRNRRGAEEKGKVALEVEEPAVEASRGRSAPEVSGESRKKSDELSLNLGMGVGLVFLLARSVTEINKMVELREEMEILLKDIKDEAQKKDASSNCAQSKNHNFFQDDKVSFDLERVQHAMEPEAEVQSRFVRTTGSRICLMDKMEAELQVELECLQCTVEAKSLSLHQDQERVELVPDDADPSESLDGSLAKAYEVSDEASSIQCAVSAQELTKKLNQLLEMRQQEGITELESSFDHTGYSNGDLAENLCDDNGEVTEINEEDSGNYYGVSAQELERRLHELLETRQQERIAELESALECAERKLHEKEREICWWRDTTSLVSQHKNEELNR, translated from the exons ATGACTTGTTATCGGGAACAGGGGAAGGTGCTCTGCTTCTGTGTGGCGTTGCGCGAAGAGGGAAGGGTtcggtgggaggaggaggaggaggaggaggcgacggCTGGGGGGATGAGAATAACTGACTACCTCCAGGAGAGCAACGAGGACGAGGTGGAGGGACCGATGAGTGCGAAAAGGCGAGAGCTTTTCTTGTGTCTGCCTCCTTTCGCCTCCCCCATTGCCGCTTCTTCTGCTTCTCCCGATGCTTATTCGCCTCGGAGTCTTCTCTCCCGGTTGCTCCTCCCTCTGCGTCGGCCGTCGCCGGTCCAAACCGgtggtggcagcggcgatggtgaGGAACGGTTGGGTTGCCGGGTGCGGTTCCGAAGGCGCGGTTCTAATAATAGGAAGAGAAGAAATAGGAGAGGGGCGGAGGAAAAAGGGAAGGTTGCCTTGGAGGTGGAGGAGCCGGCAGTGGAGGCCAGCAGAGGGAGGAGTGCGCCGGAGGTCTCCGGCGAGAGCA GAAAGAAGAGTGATGAACTCTCTTTAAATCTAGGAATGGGAGTAGGTCTGGTCTTTCTCCTAGCAAGGAGTGTCACTGAAATCAATAAGATGGTGGAACTGCGGGAAGAAATGGAGATTTTACTTAAAGACATAAAGGACGAAGCTCAGAAGAAAGATGCATCTTCTAACTGTGCACAGTctaaaaatcataatttctttcaagATGATAAAGTTTCATTCGATTTAGAGAGAGTACAGCATGCCATGGAACCTGAGGCTGAGGTACAATCGAGGTTTGTTAGGACTACAGGGAGCAGAATATGCCTCATGgataaaatggaagcagaatTGCAAGTTGAATTAGAATGTTTGCAATGTACCGTCGAAGCCAAAAGTCTATCACTTCATCAAGATCAAGAAAGAGTGGAG TTGGTTCCTGATGATGCTGATCCTTCTGAGAGCTTGGACGGAAGCTTAGCCAAAGCCTATGAAGTTTCTGATGAAGCCAGCAGTATCCAATGTGCAGTTTCTGCGCAAGAGCTGACAAAGAAGCTTAATCAGCTTCTAGAGATGAGGCAACAGGAGGGTATCACCGAGCTAGAGTCTTCCTTCGACCACACTGGCTACAGTAATGGCGATCTTGCTGAGAATCTCTGTGACGATAATGGAGAAGTAACTGAAATTAATGAGGAAGACAGTGGCAATTACTATGGGGTTTCTGCACAGGAGCTGGAGAGAAGACTACATGAGCTCCTTGAAACAAGACAGCAGGAGAGGATAGCAGAGCTGGAGTCTGCATTAGAGTGCGCTGAGAGAAAGCTCcatgagaaagaaagagagatctGCTGGTGGAGGGACACCACAAGTCTGGTCTCACAGCATAAGAACGAGGAACTTAATAGGTAA
- the LOC135651193 gene encoding uncharacterized protein LOC135651193 isoform X1 has protein sequence MTCYREQGKVLCFCVALREEGRVRWEEEEEEEATAGGMRITDYLQESNEDEVEGPMSAKRRELFLCLPPFASPIAASSASPDAYSPRSLLSRLLLPLRRPSPVQTGGGSGDGEERLGCRVRFRRRGSNNRKRRNRRGAEEKGKVALEVEEPAVEASRGRSAPEVSGESSTELAINSGKKSDELSLNLGMGVGLVFLLARSVTEINKMVELREEMEILLKDIKDEAQKKDASSNCAQSKNHNFFQDDKVSFDLERVQHAMEPEAEVQSRFVRTTGSRICLMDKMEAELQVELECLQCTVEAKSLSLHQDQERVELVPDDADPSESLDGSLAKAYEVSDEASSIQCAVSAQELTKKLNQLLEMRQQEGITELESSFDHTGYSNGDLAENLCDDNGEVTEINEEDSGNYYGVSAQELERRLHELLETRQQERIAELESALECAERKLHEKEREICWWRDTTSLVSQHKNEELNR, from the exons ATGACTTGTTATCGGGAACAGGGGAAGGTGCTCTGCTTCTGTGTGGCGTTGCGCGAAGAGGGAAGGGTtcggtgggaggaggaggaggaggaggaggcgacggCTGGGGGGATGAGAATAACTGACTACCTCCAGGAGAGCAACGAGGACGAGGTGGAGGGACCGATGAGTGCGAAAAGGCGAGAGCTTTTCTTGTGTCTGCCTCCTTTCGCCTCCCCCATTGCCGCTTCTTCTGCTTCTCCCGATGCTTATTCGCCTCGGAGTCTTCTCTCCCGGTTGCTCCTCCCTCTGCGTCGGCCGTCGCCGGTCCAAACCGgtggtggcagcggcgatggtgaGGAACGGTTGGGTTGCCGGGTGCGGTTCCGAAGGCGCGGTTCTAATAATAGGAAGAGAAGAAATAGGAGAGGGGCGGAGGAAAAAGGGAAGGTTGCCTTGGAGGTGGAGGAGCCGGCAGTGGAGGCCAGCAGAGGGAGGAGTGCGCCGGAGGTCTCCGGCGAGAGCAGTACGGAGCTCGCCATTAATTCTG GAAAGAAGAGTGATGAACTCTCTTTAAATCTAGGAATGGGAGTAGGTCTGGTCTTTCTCCTAGCAAGGAGTGTCACTGAAATCAATAAGATGGTGGAACTGCGGGAAGAAATGGAGATTTTACTTAAAGACATAAAGGACGAAGCTCAGAAGAAAGATGCATCTTCTAACTGTGCACAGTctaaaaatcataatttctttcaagATGATAAAGTTTCATTCGATTTAGAGAGAGTACAGCATGCCATGGAACCTGAGGCTGAGGTACAATCGAGGTTTGTTAGGACTACAGGGAGCAGAATATGCCTCATGgataaaatggaagcagaatTGCAAGTTGAATTAGAATGTTTGCAATGTACCGTCGAAGCCAAAAGTCTATCACTTCATCAAGATCAAGAAAGAGTGGAG TTGGTTCCTGATGATGCTGATCCTTCTGAGAGCTTGGACGGAAGCTTAGCCAAAGCCTATGAAGTTTCTGATGAAGCCAGCAGTATCCAATGTGCAGTTTCTGCGCAAGAGCTGACAAAGAAGCTTAATCAGCTTCTAGAGATGAGGCAACAGGAGGGTATCACCGAGCTAGAGTCTTCCTTCGACCACACTGGCTACAGTAATGGCGATCTTGCTGAGAATCTCTGTGACGATAATGGAGAAGTAACTGAAATTAATGAGGAAGACAGTGGCAATTACTATGGGGTTTCTGCACAGGAGCTGGAGAGAAGACTACATGAGCTCCTTGAAACAAGACAGCAGGAGAGGATAGCAGAGCTGGAGTCTGCATTAGAGTGCGCTGAGAGAAAGCTCcatgagaaagaaagagagatctGCTGGTGGAGGGACACCACAAGTCTGGTCTCACAGCATAAGAACGAGGAACTTAATAGGTAA